Proteins from a genomic interval of Halorussus rarus:
- a CDS encoding branched-chain amino acid ABC transporter permease, producing the protein MAVGSLVLLVATIMGIYSLLAIGLNMHWGDTGLLNFAHAAFFAIGAYTSAILTTQPETGLLATRTVGASLPIPVGIVAGTALAAVAGVLIAVTSVRLEGDYLAMVTLSSAELIRLVIHNEGWLTSGAQSLKGIQRPLEGAVPLRYDVFYFLLVVAVLAASYLVFRRLAGSPFGRVLHAVREDEDVPLALGKDTTWFKLKSFGLGAAIAGLAGGLWAHYVYAITPSMFLPNITFTIWAAVIIGGAGSYLGAIVGTVFIVGIRQITRFVPSDVPFASDLPYIRLVVIGVLLIAVLYYRPYGLLGDEERMLAGTEEGAD; encoded by the coding sequence ATGGCTGTAGGCAGTCTCGTCCTGCTGGTGGCGACCATCATGGGCATCTACTCGCTGCTCGCCATCGGGCTCAACATGCACTGGGGCGACACCGGCCTGCTGAACTTCGCCCACGCCGCCTTCTTCGCCATCGGGGCGTACACCTCGGCCATCCTGACGACCCAGCCCGAGACCGGCCTCCTGGCCACCCGGACCGTGGGCGCCAGCCTGCCGATACCGGTGGGTATCGTCGCGGGAACGGCGCTCGCTGCGGTCGCGGGCGTTCTCATCGCGGTCACGAGCGTCAGACTCGAGGGCGACTACCTCGCGATGGTGACCCTGAGCTCGGCCGAACTCATCCGGCTCGTCATCCACAACGAGGGGTGGCTGACCTCCGGCGCCCAGTCGCTGAAGGGCATCCAGCGCCCGCTTGAGGGCGCGGTCCCACTCCGGTACGACGTCTTCTACTTCCTGCTGGTCGTGGCGGTGCTCGCGGCGAGCTACCTCGTGTTCCGGCGTCTCGCGGGAAGTCCCTTCGGTCGGGTGCTCCACGCAGTTCGGGAGGACGAGGACGTCCCGCTCGCGCTCGGCAAGGACACCACGTGGTTCAAGCTCAAGTCGTTCGGCCTCGGCGCGGCCATCGCCGGCCTCGCCGGGGGTCTCTGGGCCCACTACGTCTACGCCATCACGCCCAGCATGTTCCTGCCGAACATCACCTTCACCATCTGGGCGGCGGTCATCATCGGCGGCGCGGGGAGCTACCTCGGCGCGATCGTCGGCACGGTGTTCATCGTCGGCATCCGCCAGATCACCCGGTTCGTCCCGTCGGACGTCCCGTTCGCCAGCGACCTGCCGTACATCCGGCTGGTGGTCATCGGCGTCCTGCTCATCGCGGTGCTGTACTACCGTCCGTACGGGCTGCTCGGCGACGAGGAGCGCATGCTCGCGGGAACCGAGGAGGGGGCCGACTGA
- a CDS encoding branched-chain amino acid ABC transporter permease — protein sequence MAAFDPQFLWNGLVVGSIIAVAALGLTLIFGILNFINIAYGDYMALGAYVAFAANVQYDLNIVVAALLGMVGMAVGALVLDKLVFERFRSRSAIVLLVVSIGLAFVLRNLIRIVWGTGNRRFSGPIEAAPQVLGVRMLPDQVAILVISVAILAGTYVLLRRTRIGIAMRAASDDTDLARVRGIDTERLVTYVWLAGGAIAGIAGILLGLDAQIRPNMGFTSLIPIFAAVILGGIGDPIGAVAGGYAIGVTQELSVMVIPSEYKPAIGLLLLIIGLLSRPEGLFGEATR from the coding sequence ATGGCGGCGTTCGACCCGCAGTTCCTCTGGAACGGGCTGGTCGTCGGCAGCATCATCGCGGTCGCGGCGCTCGGCCTGACGCTCATCTTCGGCATCCTCAACTTCATCAACATCGCCTACGGCGACTACATGGCGCTGGGCGCCTACGTCGCGTTCGCGGCCAACGTCCAGTACGACCTCAACATCGTGGTCGCCGCGCTGCTGGGCATGGTCGGGATGGCGGTCGGCGCGCTCGTCCTGGACAAGCTCGTCTTCGAGCGGTTCCGCTCGCGGAGCGCCATCGTCCTGCTGGTGGTCTCCATCGGGCTGGCGTTCGTCCTCCGGAACCTGATACGCATCGTCTGGGGGACGGGGAACCGCCGGTTCAGCGGCCCCATCGAGGCGGCCCCGCAGGTCCTCGGCGTCCGGATGCTCCCCGACCAGGTCGCCATCCTCGTCATCAGCGTCGCCATCCTCGCCGGGACCTACGTCCTGCTCCGGCGGACGAGGATCGGCATCGCCATGCGCGCCGCCTCGGACGACACGGACCTCGCCCGGGTGCGGGGCATCGACACCGAGCGGCTGGTGACCTACGTCTGGCTCGCGGGCGGGGCCATCGCGGGCATCGCGGGCATCCTGCTGGGGCTGGACGCCCAGATCCGGCCGAACATGGGGTTCACCTCGCTCATCCCAATCTTCGCCGCGGTCATCCTCGGCGGCATCGGCGACCCGATCGGCGCGGTCGCCGGCGGCTACGCAATCGGGGTCACCCAGGAGCTCAGCGTGATGGTCATCCCCTCGGAGTACAAGCCCGCGATCGGTCTGCTGCTGCTCATCATCGGGCTGCTGTCGCGGCCAGAGGGGCTGTTCGGGGAGGCGACCCGATGA
- a CDS encoding ABC transporter ATP-binding protein encodes MTDPILRAENLRKSFGGLVAVDDASFTVEEGTIVGLIGPNGAGKSTTFNLLSGFHDLDAGEVVFEGESVTGLSPDERAQRGMVRTFQITRELTGMRVTSNMLLAAQDHPGEKVLPALLNTDSVETREAQARERAEELLEFLDLGELRDEYAGNLSGGQRKLLELGRALMADPDLLLLDEPMAGVNPELTDRLLARIDDLQSEEGMTFVIVEHDMDVIMSISDKVIGMHNGEVLSVGTPDEVRSDDRMLEAYLGGTA; translated from the coding sequence ATGACCGACCCCATCCTCCGGGCCGAGAACCTCCGGAAGTCGTTCGGCGGTCTGGTCGCGGTCGACGACGCCTCGTTCACGGTCGAGGAGGGCACCATCGTCGGGCTCATCGGTCCGAACGGCGCGGGCAAGTCGACGACCTTCAACCTGCTCTCGGGCTTCCACGACCTCGACGCCGGCGAGGTCGTCTTCGAGGGGGAGTCGGTCACCGGGCTCTCGCCCGACGAGCGCGCCCAGCGGGGCATGGTCCGGACGTTCCAGATAACGCGGGAGCTCACGGGGATGCGGGTCACCTCGAACATGCTGCTTGCCGCGCAGGACCACCCCGGGGAGAAGGTCCTGCCCGCGCTCCTCAACACCGACTCGGTCGAGACGCGGGAGGCCCAGGCGCGCGAGCGGGCCGAGGAGCTGCTGGAGTTCCTCGACCTCGGGGAACTCCGCGACGAGTACGCCGGCAACCTCTCGGGCGGCCAGCGCAAGCTGCTCGAACTCGGTCGGGCGCTGATGGCCGACCCCGACCTGCTCCTGCTCGACGAGCCGATGGCCGGGGTGAACCCGGAGCTGACCGACCGGCTGCTCGCGCGCATCGACGACCTCCAGTCCGAGGAGGGGATGACGTTCGTCATCGTCGAGCACGACATGGACGTCATCATGTCGATCAGCGACAAGGTCATCGGGATGCACAACGGCGAGGTGCTGTCGGTCGGGACGCCCGACGAGGTCAGGAGCGACGACCGGATGCTCGAGGCCTACCTGGGGGGAACCGCGTGA
- a CDS encoding ABC transporter ATP-binding protein has protein sequence MTLLEVSDVESGYGDVLVIHGVDLAVADGEMVSVIGPNGAGKSTLLKTVAGLLPARSGTVRFDGEDITGVPAEEIIYHGICYVPQTTNIFGKLTVRENLLMGAWALDEAAFEDRVERVYDRFPVLEERPNQRAETMSGGQQQMLAMGAALMLDPDLLILDEPSAGLAPQLIDGVFEKIGDINDDGTAVLMVEQNARRALREADRGVVLDMGEDRFEGTGEELLESEEIAELYLGS, from the coding sequence GTGACGCTGCTCGAGGTCTCGGACGTCGAGAGCGGCTACGGCGACGTCCTGGTCATCCACGGCGTCGACCTCGCGGTGGCCGACGGCGAGATGGTCTCCGTCATCGGCCCGAACGGCGCGGGCAAGTCCACGCTGCTGAAGACCGTCGCGGGGCTGCTGCCGGCCCGGTCGGGGACGGTCCGGTTCGACGGTGAGGACATCACAGGCGTGCCCGCCGAGGAGATCATCTACCACGGCATCTGCTACGTCCCCCAGACCACCAACATCTTCGGCAAGCTGACGGTGCGCGAGAACCTGCTGATGGGCGCGTGGGCGCTCGACGAGGCTGCGTTCGAGGACCGGGTCGAGCGCGTCTACGACCGTTTCCCGGTGTTGGAGGAGCGACCGAACCAGCGCGCCGAGACCATGAGCGGGGGCCAGCAGCAGATGCTGGCGATGGGCGCGGCGCTGATGCTGGACCCCGACCTGCTAATCCTCGACGAACCGTCCGCCGGCCTGGCCCCCCAGCTCATCGACGGCGTCTTCGAGAAGATCGGCGACATCAACGACGACGGGACCGCGGTGCTGATGGTCGAGCAGAACGCCCGCCGCGCGCTCCGGGAGGCCGACCGCGGCGTCGTCCTCGATATGGGCGAGGACCGCTTCGAGGGGACCGGCGAGGAACTGCTGGAGTCCGAGGAGATCGCGGAACTGTACCTGGGGTCGTGA
- a CDS encoding DUF7521 family protein, with the protein MQPMEIAYVVLSVTLVVVGLTLVGMAARAYIQTENRAMLLLSIGFSFVVAAAVATTFSAFLTDFSRSRLLLTVNYAVTTIGYVFIVSSVRAQ; encoded by the coding sequence ATGCAACCGATGGAAATCGCCTACGTGGTCCTCAGCGTGACCCTGGTAGTCGTGGGCCTGACGCTGGTCGGCATGGCGGCACGGGCCTACATCCAGACGGAGAATCGAGCGATGCTGCTGCTGTCGATCGGCTTCTCGTTCGTCGTGGCCGCGGCGGTCGCGACCACCTTCAGCGCGTTCCTGACCGACTTCTCCCGGAGCCGACTCCTGCTGACGGTCAACTACGCGGTCACGACGATCGGCTACGTCTTCATCGTGTCGAGCGTCAGGGCGCAGTAG
- a CDS encoding HpcH/HpaI aldolase family protein: MTDTPEFKRRLADRDPVVGHWLSVGHPAVAEVCAREADFAVIDTEHAPTDLESVANVARAVEAAGDCSLLARVAWNDPVRIKRILDTGVSGVLVPMVETEAEAREAVEATRYPPEGVRGIAASRGNDYGRDLTDQVESAGDHLATVVQVETERAVENAGDIAGVEGVDALLVGPADLSGSLDAFGEYDAEPFRGAVERVLDAAHAEDVPVGTLATGDDDIRRWAEYGYDYQIVGVDAGYLETGAERARQTFEESMK, translated from the coding sequence ATGACCGACACGCCGGAGTTCAAGCGACGGCTCGCCGACCGCGACCCCGTGGTCGGCCACTGGCTCTCGGTCGGCCACCCCGCGGTCGCCGAGGTCTGTGCCCGCGAGGCCGACTTCGCGGTGATCGACACCGAGCACGCGCCGACCGACCTCGAATCAGTGGCGAACGTCGCCCGGGCGGTCGAGGCCGCCGGCGACTGCTCCCTGCTCGCCCGGGTGGCGTGGAACGACCCCGTGCGAATCAAGCGGATACTCGACACCGGCGTTTCCGGTGTCCTCGTCCCGATGGTCGAGACCGAAGCCGAGGCCCGCGAGGCGGTCGAGGCGACGCGCTATCCGCCAGAGGGCGTCCGGGGAATCGCGGCCTCGCGGGGCAACGACTACGGCCGGGACCTGACCGACCAGGTCGAGAGCGCCGGCGACCACCTCGCGACCGTCGTGCAGGTCGAGACCGAGCGCGCGGTCGAGAACGCCGGCGACATCGCCGGCGTCGAGGGCGTCGACGCCCTGCTGGTCGGGCCGGCCGACCTCTCGGGGTCGCTCGACGCCTTCGGCGAGTACGACGCCGAGCCGTTCCGCGGGGCGGTCGAGCGCGTGCTCGACGCGGCCCACGCCGAGGACGTCCCGGTCGGGACGCTGGCGACCGGCGACGACGACATCCGGCGCTGGGCCGAGTACGGGTACGACTACCAGATCGTCGGCGTCGACGCGGGCTACCTCGAGACGGGCGCCGAGCGCGCCCGGCAGACCTTCGAAGAGTCGATGAAATGA
- a CDS encoding CDGSH iron-sulfur domain-containing protein, with protein MTREVTHEATGPLKLDESDIDDEKGDVAVCLCGLSEDYPFCDGSHRATEDEAEGVRYKYESDDPDGDRREIVEVIYADESE; from the coding sequence ATGACACGCGAAGTCACGCACGAGGCCACCGGGCCGCTCAAACTCGACGAGAGCGACATCGACGACGAGAAGGGCGACGTCGCGGTCTGCCTCTGCGGCCTCTCGGAGGACTACCCCTTCTGCGACGGCTCGCACCGCGCCACCGAGGACGAGGCCGAGGGCGTCCGGTACAAGTACGAGAGCGACGACCCGGACGGCGACCGCCGCGAGATCGTGGAGGTCATCTACGCCGACGAGAGCGAGTAG
- a CDS encoding oxidoreductase, translating into MPELESALEIGGVELPNRLYRAPLLECAGEGPDAADVLAAELEPAAAAGAGLVFQGASPVRETGGRVAPSMTSLADPEFAETLSSFTDAVHDHGGRVFVQLDHGGLRSLETWHEGYRRANPDLTQLAVSGPPRPLRLADRLGFLDLDVRVLSTDEVYELAADFGRCAANAVDAGYDGVHLGGANMGILQQFLSPFYNRRSDEFAEGVRFFEAVHDEVRSRAGDVPLVTKVPAETEAPPFVRRRLTADDAVDLCARLDRIGYDAVAPVRVSTFWDMSIVRGRFPERAWRDEQFREGYVAAFGSRWKAALVAAANWAEGLAYGFEPAWNADLARRAREAVSVPVLLEGGVRTREQIDDLLGADGGEPVCDAVGMARPFYAEPRLPARLLDCSEAEVVCENCNNCTVPQVAGAPGVCRTPEVLAERGELERQGAYERE; encoded by the coding sequence GTGCCCGAACTCGAATCTGCCCTCGAAATCGGCGGCGTCGAACTCCCGAACCGGCTCTACCGCGCGCCGCTCCTCGAGTGCGCCGGCGAGGGGCCGGACGCAGCCGACGTCCTCGCGGCCGAGCTCGAGCCCGCCGCGGCCGCCGGGGCGGGGTTGGTCTTCCAGGGGGCGTCGCCGGTCCGCGAGACCGGGGGACGGGTCGCGCCGTCGATGACGAGCCTCGCGGACCCGGAGTTCGCCGAAACCCTCTCGTCGTTCACCGACGCCGTCCACGACCACGGCGGCCGCGTCTTCGTCCAGCTCGACCACGGCGGCCTCCGGAGCCTGGAGACCTGGCACGAGGGCTATCGCCGGGCGAACCCCGACCTGACCCAGCTCGCGGTGTCCGGGCCGCCGCGGCCCCTGCGGCTCGCCGACCGGCTCGGATTCCTCGACCTCGACGTCCGCGTCCTCTCGACCGACGAGGTGTACGAGCTCGCGGCCGACTTCGGGCGGTGCGCCGCCAACGCCGTGGACGCGGGCTACGACGGCGTCCACCTCGGCGGGGCGAACATGGGCATCCTCCAGCAGTTCCTCTCGCCGTTCTACAACCGCCGGAGCGACGAGTTCGCCGAGGGCGTCCGGTTCTTCGAGGCGGTGCACGACGAGGTCCGGTCGCGGGCCGGCGACGTCCCGCTGGTGACCAAGGTGCCCGCCGAGACCGAGGCGCCGCCGTTCGTCCGGCGGCGGCTCACCGCCGACGACGCGGTCGACCTCTGTGCGCGACTCGACCGCATCGGCTACGACGCGGTCGCGCCGGTCCGGGTCTCGACGTTCTGGGACATGAGCATCGTCCGCGGCCGGTTCCCCGAGCGGGCGTGGCGCGACGAGCAGTTCCGCGAGGGGTACGTCGCGGCGTTCGGCAGCCGGTGGAAGGCCGCGCTGGTCGCGGCCGCCAACTGGGCGGAAGGGCTCGCCTACGGCTTCGAGCCGGCGTGGAACGCCGACCTGGCGCGGCGGGCGCGCGAGGCGGTGTCGGTGCCGGTCCTGCTGGAGGGCGGCGTCCGGACCCGCGAGCAGATCGACGACCTGCTGGGCGCCGACGGCGGGGAGCCGGTCTGCGACGCGGTGGGGATGGCCCGGCCGTTCTACGCCGAACCCCGGCTCCCCGCCAGGCTCCTGGACTGCAGCGAGGCCGAAGTCGTCTGCGAGAACTGCAACAACTGCACCGTCCCGCAGGTCGCCGGCGCGCCCGGCGTCTGTCGGACCCCGGAGGTGCTGGCCGAGCGCGGGGAGCTGGAGCGACAGGGCGCCTACGAGCGGGAGTAA
- a CDS encoding pirin family protein, giving the protein MSQSDSTSGDRRGPVAGETVRHGTGVSSNRAFPTSNYPHNLDPFVLFERFYIEPDTGFPTHPHRGFEIVSYMLDGGMAHEDSLGVSHTAREGAAMRITTGRGIEHSEMPADGAACNGLQLWVNLAREEKDAEPDYADADPAALPTEERDGATVTTVVGEGSPLSLRTPMEYLDVSVTDAWSWSTPTDWSGFVYGVAGEGTVDGNAFAEGDVLPVTDDRAVGLDTDDGLRVVAVSGRPHGEPIRQRGPFVL; this is encoded by the coding sequence ATGAGCCAGTCCGATTCGACGAGCGGGGACCGCCGCGGTCCGGTGGCCGGCGAGACTGTCCGACACGGGACGGGAGTGAGCTCCAACCGGGCGTTCCCGACGAGCAACTACCCCCACAACCTCGATCCCTTCGTCCTCTTCGAGCGGTTCTACATCGAGCCCGACACCGGGTTCCCGACCCACCCGCACCGCGGCTTCGAGATCGTCTCGTACATGCTCGACGGCGGGATGGCCCACGAGGACTCGCTGGGCGTCTCGCACACCGCGCGCGAGGGCGCGGCCATGCGCATCACGACGGGCCGCGGCATCGAACACTCCGAGATGCCGGCCGACGGCGCGGCCTGCAACGGCCTCCAGCTCTGGGTGAACCTCGCGCGCGAGGAGAAGGACGCCGAACCCGACTACGCGGACGCCGACCCCGCGGCCCTGCCGACCGAGGAGCGCGACGGCGCGACAGTGACGACGGTCGTCGGCGAGGGGTCGCCGCTCTCGCTCCGCACGCCGATGGAGTACCTCGACGTCAGCGTGACCGACGCCTGGTCCTGGTCGACGCCGACGGACTGGTCCGGGTTCGTCTACGGCGTCGCCGGCGAGGGGACGGTCGACGGGAACGCGTTCGCCGAGGGCGACGTTCTGCCGGTCACCGACGACCGGGCGGTCGGCCTCGATACCGACGACGGACTCCGCGTCGTCGCCGTCTCCGGTCGGCCCCACGGCGAGCCCATCCGCCAGCGCGGACCGTTCGTGCTGTAG
- a CDS encoding aldehyde dehydrogenase family protein codes for MTNDLTIDADWNALYVDGEWTPSGSGETLADEDPSTREVVAEVPAATEGDVDDAYEAAAAAQEEWAEQPPARRQAVVQEFLQVLQERADEIAELLAYEVGGSPIMGETSVQIASDHAAEAATLPRRMKGEHADSNIPGKENVVQIRPKGVVTVISPWNFPLNLSMRAVAPAIAAGNSVVLKPSTNSPITGGLLFGKLFEETDLPEGVLNVVTGKGSEIGDRVASHPESDVVSFTGSTEVGRRVAGLAGQNLAVPAMELGGNNAFVVTEDADLDRAIDSATFGSFVHQGQVCISINRHIVHADVYDEYVDRLVERAESLPTGSAHDEDTVVGPIIDESQRDEMLDYVERTVDAGATLETGGETVDIDGADDSLVVAPTVLSDVTNDMAAACNEHFGPIAPVIPFSDVDEAVEIANDTEYGLSGAVHAGDLATGKRIAERMETGNVHVNDQPINDEAHVPFSGTKASGVGTYNSDAFLDEITETKWISLQHEPRDYPF; via the coding sequence ATGACGAACGACCTCACGATAGACGCCGACTGGAACGCGCTCTACGTCGACGGCGAGTGGACCCCGAGCGGCAGCGGAGAGACACTGGCCGACGAGGACCCCTCGACCCGCGAGGTCGTCGCGGAGGTCCCCGCGGCGACCGAGGGAGACGTCGACGACGCGTACGAGGCCGCCGCGGCCGCCCAGGAGGAGTGGGCCGAGCAACCGCCCGCGCGGCGACAGGCGGTCGTCCAGGAGTTCCTGCAGGTCCTCCAGGAACGCGCCGACGAGATCGCAGAACTGCTGGCGTACGAGGTCGGCGGGTCGCCCATCATGGGCGAGACGTCCGTCCAGATCGCCTCCGACCACGCCGCCGAGGCCGCGACGCTCCCCCGCCGGATGAAGGGCGAGCACGCCGACTCGAACATCCCGGGCAAGGAGAACGTCGTCCAGATTCGGCCGAAGGGCGTGGTCACGGTCATCTCGCCGTGGAACTTCCCGCTGAACCTCTCGATGCGGGCGGTCGCGCCGGCCATCGCCGCCGGCAACAGCGTCGTCCTCAAGCCCTCGACGAACTCGCCCATCACGGGCGGCCTGCTGTTCGGCAAGCTGTTCGAGGAGACCGACCTCCCCGAGGGCGTGCTCAACGTCGTGACGGGCAAGGGCTCGGAGATCGGCGACCGGGTCGCGAGTCACCCCGAGAGCGACGTCGTCTCGTTCACGGGCTCGACCGAGGTCGGCCGGCGCGTCGCGGGCCTCGCAGGGCAGAATCTCGCGGTGCCGGCGATGGAGCTCGGCGGCAACAACGCGTTCGTCGTCACGGAAGACGCCGACCTCGACCGGGCCATCGACAGCGCGACCTTCGGCTCGTTCGTCCACCAGGGCCAGGTCTGCATCTCCATCAACCGCCACATCGTCCACGCGGACGTGTACGACGAGTACGTCGACCGACTCGTCGAACGGGCCGAGAGCCTGCCGACCGGGAGCGCCCACGACGAGGACACGGTCGTCGGCCCCATCATCGACGAGTCCCAGCGCGACGAGATGCTCGACTACGTCGAGCGCACCGTCGACGCCGGGGCCACCCTGGAGACCGGCGGCGAGACCGTCGACATCGACGGCGCCGACGACTCGCTGGTCGTCGCGCCCACGGTCCTGTCGGACGTGACCAACGACATGGCCGCGGCCTGTAACGAGCACTTCGGTCCAATCGCGCCGGTCATCCCGTTCTCGGACGTCGACGAGGCGGTCGAGATCGCCAACGACACCGAGTACGGGCTGTCGGGCGCTGTCCACGCCGGCGACCTCGCGACCGGCAAGCGCATCGCCGAGCGCATGGAGACGGGCAACGTCCACGTCAACGACCAGCCGATCAACGACGAGGCCCACGTCCCGTTCAGCGGGACGAAGGCCTCCGGCGTGGGCACCTACAACAGCGACGCGTTCCTCGACGAGATCACCGAGACCAAGTGGATCTCGCTCCAGCACGAGCCCCGCGACTACCCCTTCTAA